One genomic window of Solanum stenotomum isolate F172 chromosome 9, ASM1918654v1, whole genome shotgun sequence includes the following:
- the LOC125877026 gene encoding 1-acyl-sn-glycerol-3-phosphate acyltransferase BAT2, chloroplastic: protein MEVCYHSKFNNFHFFQSPPLHFWKKEGKLSLSLSPSMHPQLTAGHGNYSCCSSLRQSVWRNTKFYAVPGSSTFGTSRVACVSLHSSPQQKKYNSSFGNNSFYRQHRSLRHIIARSELANTSSAGAAYPLSELELRSKVRAICFYAVSAFSAIFLFVIMLVQHPFVLLFDRYHRKAHHLVARTWATLTITPFYRVEFEGLENLPSPDTPAVYVSNHQSFLDIYTLLTLGRNFKFISKTAIFLIPIIGWAMYLMGLIPLRRMDSRSQLECLKRCMDLVKKGASVFFFPEGTRSKDGKLGPFKKGAFSVAAKTGVPVVPITISGTGRIMPAGLEGRVHPGSVKVVIHKPLKGNDSDVLCSEARNVIKDVLVHQG, encoded by the exons ATGGAAGTCTGTTATCactcaaaattcaacaattttcacttttttcaatCGCCTCCGCTCCATTTCT ggAAGAAGGAAGGAAAGTTATCGCTGTCGCTATCGCCATCTATGCATCCA CAATTGACTGCTGGCCATGGAAACTACTCCTGTTGCTCGTCTTTAAGGCAATCAGTCTGGAGAAATACAAAATTTT ACGCCGTCCCAGGCAGTTCAACTTTTGGCACAAGTAGGGTAGCATGTGTCTCCCTTCACTCTTCCCCCCAACAAAAGAAGTATAATAgcagttttggaaataatagcTTTTATAGACAACATAGATCATTGAGACACATTATTGCAAGGTCCGAACTTGCTAATACCAGCTCAGCTGGTGCTGCTTATCCACTATCAG AACTAGAGTTGAGATCAAAAGTAAGAGCGATTTGCTTTTACGCTGTCAGTGCTTTCTCTGCCATCTTTTTGTTCGTGATCATGCTTGTGCAACATCCTTTTGTACTGTTATTTGATCGATACCATAGGAAGGCTCACCATCTTGTTGCCAGGACATGGGCAACCTTGACCATTACTCCATTTTATAGAGTCGAGTTTGAGGGCTTGGAGAATCTTCCTTCTCCAGATACTCCTGCAGTATATGTGTCCAACCATCAGAGCTTTCTGGACATATATACATTACTTACTCTTGGGAGGAACTTCAAGTTCATCAGCAAGACTGCAATTTTCCTAATTCCTATTATTGGATGGGCCATGTATCTGATGGGTCTGATTCCATTAAGGCGCATGGACAGCAGAAGTCAAttg GAATGTCTCAAGCGTTGCATGGATTTAGTCAAGAAGGGGGCATCCGTCTTTTTCTTCCCCGAGGGTACTCGGAGTAAAGATGGAAAGTTAGGCCCTTTCAAG AAAGGTGCCTTTAGCGTTGCTGCCAAAACCGGAGTGCCTGTGGTTCCAATTACTATTAGTGGAACAGGCAGGATAATGCCAGCAGGGCTGGAGGGTAGAGTACATCCAGGATCAGTTAAAGTTGTCATCCACAAGCCTTTAAAAGGTAATGATTCAGATGTACTATGTAGTGAAGCCAGGAATGTGATAAAGGATGTGCTCGTACATCAAGGCTGA
- the LOC125875575 gene encoding APO protein 2, chloroplastic — MDCVCLHSQLTTTVLVHCKGRSQPPKFRILRCNPQLNLSSLDSLKQTCSGVALELKLRRPSEKLCPVQTAGIRCDHPQNADLPRYYSRKEKKPFPIPIVELRRAARDRMKNRLPKRRVPPPKIGLVIKSLVPAAYNVFNARMTVINNLKRLLKVVTVNGCKWCNEIHVGPVGHPLKSCRGSQASQRKGHHEWGKAVLEDIIVPLESYHLYDRLGKRITHEERFSIPRIPAIVELCIQAGVDLPEYPTKRRRKPIIWTGKKEFVDADESELPDPEPESPKPPILAEIPDPEVEPPSSTEETILLAEETLVAWEKMRAGANKLIKMYPVRVCGYCPEVHVGPSGHKAQNCGAHKHQQRNGQHGWQTAVLDDLIPPRYVWHVPDVAQPLQRELRSFYGQAPAVVEICVQAGAEVPDQYKPTMRFDVGIPNSIKEAEMVV, encoded by the exons ATGGATTGCGTCTGTCTGCACTCTCAACTCACTACCACAGTTTTGGTGCATTGCAAAGGGAGAAGTCAACCGCCTAAATTCAGAATTTTGAGATGCAATCCCCAGCTGAATTTAAGTTCACTCGATTCTTTGAAG CAAACTTGCAGTGGGGTGGCACTTGAATTGAAGCTTAGAAGGCCGTCAGAGAAGTTATGTCCTGTCCAAACTGCTGGTATTAGATGTGATCATCCACAAAATGCAGATTTGCCTCGTTACtattcaagaaaagaaaagaagccCTTCCCAATACCTAttgtggagctacggagagcTGCCAGGGATAGAATGAAAAATCGACTACCTAAAAGACGTGTGCCTCCACCTAAGATCGGATTAGTTATCAAAAGTCTAGTTCCTGCTGCGTACAATGTGTTCAACGCACGAATGACAGTGATTAACAATCTCAAGCGGCTCTTGAAAGTAGTAACTGTTAATGGCTGCAA GTGGTGTAATGAAATCCATGTGGGACCTGTTGGGCATCCGCTCAAGTCATGTAGAGGATCACAAGCTTCGCAACGTAAAGGACATCACGAGTGGGGAAAGGCAGTTCTTGAAGACATAATAGTGCCACTTGAATCCTACCATCTATACGATCGCCTAGGGAAACGTATTACACACGAGGAGAGATTTTCTATCCCTCGAATCCCTGCAATAGTGGAGCTTTGTATCCAAGCAGGCGTTGATTTACCTGAATATCCtacaaaaaggagaagaaagccAATCATATGGACcggaaaaaaagaatttgttgATGCAGATGAAAGCGAATTGCCTGATCCCGAACCAGAATCTCCAAAACCTCCAATTCTAGCCGAGATACCCGATCCAGAGGTAGAACCACCATCAAGCACTGAAGAAACGATATTGCTAGCTGAAGAAACACTCGTAGCGTGGGAAAAAATGAGGGCCGGAGCCAATAAGCTGATAAAGATGTATCCAGTAAGAGTTTGTGGATACTGTCCAGAAGTTCATGTTGGTCCAAGTGGACACAAAGCACAAAACTGTGGAGCTCACAAGCATCAACAACGAAACGGGCAACATGGTTGGCAGACAGCAGTGCTAGACGACTTAATACCACCAAGATACGTGTGGCATGTACCCGATGTAGCTCAACCGTTGCAACGAGAGCTTCGGAGCTTCTATGGACAAGCTCCTGCAGTGGTAGAAATATGTGTACAGGCTGGTGCTGAAGTCCCTGACCAATATAAGCCaactatgaggtttgatgtggGGATTCCTAACAGTATCAAAGAAGCAGAAATGGTTGTTTGA